ATCGCCGAACCGCGCCATGGGTTCGCGGCGTTCGCCGGCCGCGTCGAACAGGCACAGCCACACCGCCTCCGCCAGCGGGGCGCGCACGGCGAAGCGCGTGGCGCCCGATCCGATGCTGACGCCCGCCGCCCCGCTCACGTCACCGCGCTCACGTCACCACGTCGGGCGCGGTCCGGCCGGTGTGGCGCACGATGCCGGCGACGGCGTCCGCCGCCGCGATCAGGTCGGCCAGCATGGCGGGGGTTTCGCGGTCCAGATCGCCGCCGGCGGGTTCGTAGCGTTCCAGATAGACGCGCAGCGTGGCGCCTTCGGTGCCGGTGCCGGACAGGCGGAACACGATGCGCGATCCACCTTCGAACAGCACGCGCAACCCCTGGTTGGCGCTGGTCGAGCCATCCACCGGATCGAGGTACGAGAAGCTGTCGGCCTGCGCGACGGTCAGCGAGCCGAAGCGCTGGCCCCGTAGCGCTGCCAGCTTGCCCTGCAGTTCCGCGATCAGCGCGTCGGCGGACTCGGTCGGCAGGGCTTCGTAATCGTGCCGCGCGTAGTAGTTGCGGCCATAGTGCGCCCAGTGTTCGCGTGCGAGCTGGTCCACGCTGATGCCGCGCACGGCCAGGATGTTGAGCCAGAGCAGCACCGCCCACAGCCCGTCCTTTTCGCGCACGTGGTCCGATCCGGTGCCCGCACTTTCCTCGCCGCAGATCGTCGCCATGCCGGCATCGAGCAGGTTGCCGAAGAACTTCCAGCCGGTGGGCGTTTCGAAGCAGGGCACGCCCAGCGCTGCCGCCACGCGGTCTGCCGCCGCGCTGGTGGGCATGGAGCGGGCGATGCCTTTCAGCCCAGCGCTGTAGCCCGGCGCCAGGTGCGCGTTGGCGGCCAGCATCGCCAGCGAATCCGATGGGGTGACGAAGCGCCCGCGCCCCACGATCAGGTTGCGATCGCCATCGCCGTCCGACGCTGCGCCGAAATCGGGCGCATCGGGCGCGAACATCTGGTCGAACAGCGCCTTGGCGTGGACCATGTTCGGATCGGGATGATGCCCGCCGAAATCGGGCAGCGGCGTGCCGTTGCGCACGGTGCCGGCGGGAAAGCCCAGCCGGTTTTCGAGGATTTCCACCGCATAGGGGCCGGTCACGGCGCTCATCGCGTCGAACGCCATGGTGAAGCCGCCAGCTACGGCCTGCCGGATCGCGCCGAAATCGAACAGCGTTTCCATGAGGTCGGCATAGTCGGCCACGGGATCGATGATCGACACGATCGTATCGGCGACCGCGCTGGAACCGCAGGTGTCGAGATCGACATCCTCGGCTTCCAAGGTCAGCCAGCGGTCGATTACCTGCGTGCGGGCATAGACGGCCTCGGTCACGCCTTCGGGCGCGGGCCCGCCGTTGGCGATGTTGTACTTGATCCCGAAATCCTCATCCGGACCGCCGGGGTTGTGGCTGGCCGAAAGGATCAGGCCGCCCGATGCCTCGTACTTGCGGATGACGTGGCTGGCGGCGGGGGTCGAAAGGATGCCGCCCTTGCCCACCAGCACCCGGCCATAGCCGTTGGCCGCGGCGATGCGGATCGCCTGCTGGATCACCGTGCGGTTGTGGTAGCGCCCGTCCCCGCCGATCACCAGCGTGGCGCCGGGCGCGGGCTGCACCACGTCGAACACCGCCTGGATGAAGTTTTCCGCATAGTTGGGCTGCGCGAAGACCTTCACCTTCTTTCGCAGGCCGGACGTTCCCGGCTTCTGTCCGGCATAGGGCGAACTCGGAACGGTAACGGTCATCGGTCCTCCGCGATCAGTTCGGAATAGAGGTCGGCATAGGCCTTGCCGCTGCGGCTCCACGAGAAATCCGCTTTCATGCCATTGCGTTGCAGGCTCTGCCACAGGTCCGGCTGGCGGTGCAGCGCGGCGGCGCGGCTGATCGCCTCGGTCAGCGCCTGCCAGTGGACGCCGGCGAACTGGACGCCTGTGGCGACGCCGGCATTGGTGGCGGCAAGGTTGGCGTCGATCACCGTGTCGGCCAGCCCGCCGGTGCGCGCCACCACCGGCACGCAGCCATAGGCGAGGCCATAGAGCTGGGTCAGGCCGCAAGGCTCGAAGCGGCTGGGCACGAGAATCGCATCTCCGCCCGCCTGCATCCGGTGCGACAGCGCCTCGTCATAGCCGATGCGCACGGCGACGCGGCCCGGATGGCGCGCGGCGGCGCTGTGGAAGCCGGTTTCCAGCGCCGCATCGCCTGACCCGAGCAGCGCAAGGCGTCCGCCGATCCCGACGAGATGGTCGATCGCTTCGAGCAGGACGTCCATGCCCTTCTGCCAGGTGAGCCGGCTGATCACCACGAACAGCGGGCCGTCGCCGGCTTCCAGCGCGAACTCCTGCTCCAGCGCGCGTTTGTTGGCGGCGCGTTTTGCCAGCGCGCGAGCACTGAAATTGGCCTTGAGCGCGGGATCGACCTGGGGGTTCCATTGCTCGGTATCGATTCCGTTGACGATGCCGCGCACCCGATCGCCCCGGCTGACGATCAGGCCTTCCAGCCCCATGCCGAATTCGGGCAGGCGGATTTCGCGGGCATAGGTGGGGCTGACGGTGGTGACGGCGCTGGCCGCTTCCATCCCGGCCTTCAGGAAGCCGACGCCACCGTGGTATTCGACGCCATCGACGGCCCATGCCTGCTGCGGCAGGCCGAGCAGAGGGAACAGGTCGCCCCCGAAATAGCCCTGGAACGCCATGTTGTGGATGGTCATCACCGAGGGCAGGGCCTTGCCGCCGAACGGCGCGAACCGCAGGTAGGCGAGCGTCATGCCCGCCTGCCAGTCGTGCGCGTGGACAAGGTCGAAGCCGTGCTTCTTCACCGCGCCGCCGGCGACGTCGGCCGCGGCGCGCCCGAACGCGGCATAGCGCCGCCAGTTGTCACCCCAATCGTAGCCGAAGGGATCGACATACGGGCCGCCTTCGCGCTGGAACAGGCGCGGCGCGTCCAGCACCAGCAGCGGATGATCGCCCAGCTTGCCGGCCAGCAACCGCGCCGGTTCTCCCAGCAGGGCATCCCAGGCGTGGACCGCCTTGGCCTTGCCCAGCGCCTTCAGCACGGCCGGATATCCGGGCAGCAGCGTGGTCGTCTCCACCCCGTGCGGGGCCAGCGCGCCGGGCAGCGCGCCGGCCACATCTGCCAGACCGCCGGTCTTCACCAGCGGCACGGCCTCGGAGGTGACGGAGAGGACGCGGATCGTCATGTCAGGCGCTCTATCATGTCCTTGGTGATCAGGCAGACGCCGTTGTCGGTGCGGCGAAAGCGGCGCGAGTCGAGTTCGGGATCCTCGCCGACGACCAGCCCTTCGGGAATACGCACGCCCGAATCGAGGATCACCCGGCTGAGCCGCGCACCGCGTCCGATGTTGCAATAGGGCAGGATCACCGCTTCCTCGCACGACGAGAAGCTGCCCATCTTCACGCCCGTGAACAGCAGGCTGCGCCGCGCCAGCGCGCCCGAGACGATGCAGTCCTGCGAGATCAGCGAGGAGATCGCCATGCCGCGCCGCCCTTCCTCGTCATGCACGAACTTGGCGGGTGCGGCGATGATCTGGTCGGTCCAGATCGGCCAGTCGCGATCGTACATGTTCAGCTTGGGCACGGTGTCGGTCAGGTCGAGATTGGCTTCGAAATAGGCGTCCAGCGTGCCCACGTCGCGCCAGTATTCCTCGATCTCCTCCGCCGCGCGGATGCAGCTGGCGGTGAAGCGGTGGGCCACCGCCTTCCCGTGCTTCACGATGTAGGGGATGATGTCGTTGCCGAAATCGCGCTGCGAATCCGGCGTTTCGGCATCGCGGCGCAACTGATCGAACAGGAACTTCGTCTCGAACACATAGATGCCCATGGAGGCGAGCGAGAAATCGGGGTTGCCGGGAATGCCGGGCGGGTCCTTCGGCTTTTCGACGAAGGCGGTGATCGCGTCATTTTCGTCCACCGCCATCACGCCGAAGCCGGTCGCATCCTTGCGCGGCACGACAAGACACCCGATCGTGACGTCCGCGCCCGAGTTGACGTGCTGGCGCAGCATCATCTCGTAGTCCATCTTGTAGATGTGGTCGCCCGCCAGGATGACCATGTACTTTGGCGCATGGGCCTGGATGATGTCGATGTTCTGGTAAACCGCATCGGCCGTGCCTTCGTACCACAGCATTTCCGAGATGCGCTGCGAAGCGGGCAGGATGTCGAAGCTTTCGTTGCGTTCCGGGCGCATGAAGTTCCACGCGCGCTGCATGTGGCGGATCAGCGAATGCGCCTTGTATTGCGTGGCCACGCCGATGCGGCGGATGCCCGAGTTGATCGCGTTGGACAGGGCGAAATCGATGATCCGGCTCATCCCGCCAAAATAGACCGCCGGCTTGGCGCGGTTGTCGGTCAATTCGCGAAGGCGGCTGCCGCGCCCCCCGGCCAGCACATAGGCCATCGCATCGCGCGCCAGCGGCTGCCCGTATGTTTCCCGTGCCATGTCCTCTGCCCCTTTCCGTTCAGCCTTCGTATTCGAAATAGAGTGTCGCCAGCGGCGGCAGCACCACTAGCGCCGCACCGTCCTGCGCGGTGATGTGGCCCATGTTGCCCCGGCCGCTGCCGCCATAGATCGCGGCATCGCTGTTTAGCACCTCGCGCCAGGCGCCATCGTGCGGCAGCGGCAGGCGGTAGTGATCGTGGACGGCGGGCGTCATGTTGCAGACCACGGCCACCGGCTTCTGCCCCGGCGCCTTGCGCAGCCACGCGAAGACCGAGGCGAGTGCATCGTCCACCACCAGCCAGGAAAAGCCTTCCGCCTCGCAATCGCGCGCGTGCATGGCCGGGATGGAGGTGTAGGCATGGTTGATGTCGCGCACCCAGCGGCGGACGCCCTCGTGCGCGGGCGCTTCCAGCAGCTCCCAGTCGAGCGACCGCGCCTCGCTCCATTCGCGGCGCTGGGCGAATTCCTGCCCCATGAACAGCAGCTTCTTGCCCGGATAGCCCCACATCAGCCCGTAGTAGGCGCGCAGCGAGGCGAACTTCTGCCAGTCGTCCCCGCTCATCTTGGTCAGCAGCGATCCCTTGCCGTGCACCACCTCGTCATGGCTCAGCGGCAGCACGAAGTTCTCGCTGAAGGCGTACATCAGGCCGAACGTAATCTCGTCGTGGTGGTAGCGCCGGTGGATGGGCTCGCGCGCCATGTACTTCAGCGTATCGTGCATGAAGCCCATGTTCCACTTGAACCCGAAGCCCAGGCTGGTGGCGCCGGGGCCGCCATCGCCCACCGGCAGCGTCACCCCCGGCCAGGCGGTCGATTCCTCGGCCACGGTCACGAAGCCGGGGTGGCTGCCATAGACCGCCTTGTTCATCTTCTGGAGGAAGGCCACCGCCTCCCAGTTCTCGCGCCCGCCCTGTTCGTTGGGAATCCATTCCCCGGCCTCGCGCGAATAATCGCGGTAGAGCATCGAGGCGACCGCATCCACGCGCAGCCCGTCGACATGGTACTGTTCGGCCCAGAACAGCGCGTTGTTGACCAGGAAGCTGGATACCTCGCGCCGCCCGAAGTTGTAGATCGCGGTGTTCCAGTCGGGGTGGAAACCCAGCCGGGGGTCTTCATGTTCGTACAGTGCGGTACCGTCGAACCGGGCAAGGCCGTGTTCGTCGGTGGGGAAATGCGCCGGCACCCAGTCGATCAGCACCGACACGCCCGCGCGGTGCGCGCCATCGACGAAGCGCGCGAAGCCGTCGGGGCCGCCGAAGCGGGCGGACGGCGCGTAGAGGCCGGTCGTCTGGTAGCCCCAGCTCGGGTCATAGGGGTGCTCGCTGACCGGCAGGAACTCGATATGGGTGAAGCCCATGTCGACGACATAAGGGATCAGCAGGTCGGCCAGTTCGTCCCAGGAATAGAAGCCTTCCTCGCAGGGTTTCTTCCACGATCCGGGATGGACCTCGTAGATCGCCATCGGTTCGCGCCGGGCATCGACCGAGGCCCAGTGCGCGCGGTGCGCGGCATCACCCCAGTCTGGCTTGGCCGGACGCGCGGTGAGCGAAGCCGTCTTCGGCCGCATTTCCGACGCGAAGGCGAAGGGGTCGGCCTTGAGCGGCTGGACGTCCCCGGTCGGGCCGACGATGCGGTACTTGTAGGCATGGCCCGGCCCCACATCGGGCACGAAGATCTCCCACACGCCAATGTCCGCGCGCTTGCGCATGGGATGGCGGCGGTGATCCCAGTCGTTGAAATCGCCGACCACCGCGACATGCCGCGCATTGGGCGCCCAGACCGCGAAATGCACGCCGGGCACGCCCTGGTGTTCGATGCAATGCGCGCCCATCTTGTCGAACAGGCGGAAATGGGTGCCTTCGTTGATCAGGAAATCGTCCAGTGGCCCCAGCACCGGGCCGAACGAGAACGCGTCGGTCACCCACCATTCGTGCGTGCCGGCCTTGCAGCGGTACTTGACCGGCTGCGCCTTGCCCGTCACCGCGCCTTCGAACAGGCCGCGCCCGTCCACGCGGTCGAGCGCGCCCAGCTTGCGGCCCTTCAGCGAACAGGCGGTTACCTCTTCCGCGCCGGGCAGGAAGGCGCGGGCGAACGCGCCTTCCGGGCCCTGGTGCACTCCCAGGAGCGAAAACGGATCGGCGTGCGTCCCGCTGAGCAGGGCTTCGATGGCGCGCGCCGATGGCTTCATGATGCTCCTCAGACTCCCCAGATCTCGCGAGCGTATTCGGCGATCGTCCGGTCGGACGAGAACCAGCCTACGTTGGCAATGTTGCGGATCGCCGCCGCCCGCCAGCCGGCCGGGTCTTCCCAGCGGCGATCCACCGCGCGCTGCGCGGCGGCGTAGCTGTCGAAATCGGCCGCGACCATGAACCAGTCGCTGTCGTAGATGCCGCCCATCAGGCCGGCGTAGCGCTCCGGATCGTCGGGCGAGAACACGCCGGTGGCGATGGCGGACACCGCCTGCTGCAATTCGCGCGAACCCTCGATCACTGCGCGGGGATTATACCCTTGCGCGCGCTTGGCCAGCACTTCCTCCGCCGTCAGGCCGAAGATCACGATATTGTCGTCGCCGACGCGATCCTTGATCTCGATGTTCGCGCCATCGAGCGTGCCGATGGTCAGCGCGCCGTTGAGCGCGAACTTCATGTTGCCGGTGCCCGATGCTTCCATGCCGGCGGTGGAAATCTGCTCCGAAAGGTCCGCCGCCGGGATCAGCCGCTCCGCCAGCGAGACGTTGTAGTTGGGCACGAACACGACCTTGAGCAGGCCGCCCACGGCCGGATCGGAGTTGACGCGGCGGGCGATGTCGTTGGCCAGTTTGATGATCAGCTTGGCGTTGTGATAGCTCGGCGCCGCCTTGCCGCCGAAGATCTTCACGCGCGGAACCCAGTCGCGTTCCGGATGGCTGCGGATTTCGTCGTAGAGCGCCACCGTCTCGATCAGGTTTAGCAACTGGCGCTTGTATTCGTGGATGCGCTTGATGTGGACGTCGAACAATGCGTCGGGATCGAGCCGGACGCCGGTGATCGTCTTGATGTGCGCGGCCAGCGCCACCTTGTTCGAGCGCTTCACTTCCGCGATGCGCTCGCCCAGCAGCTTGTCGTCCGCCAGCCCGTTCAGTTCGACCAGCTTTTCCGCGTCGTCGAGAAAGCCGTCGCCGATCGCGTCCTTCAGCACGGAGACGAGGCCGGGGTTGCATTGCTGCAGCCAGCGGCGCGGGGTGACGCCGTTGGTCTTGTTGTTGATGCGATCGGGATAGAGCGTGTGCAGGTCGGAAAAGACCGTGCTCTTCATCAGTTCGGTGTGCAGCGCGGCCACGCCGTTGACGCTGTGCGCGCCGCTGAAGGCAAGGTTCGCCATGCGCACGCGCCGTTCGCCGCCTTCGTCGATCAGGCTGATTGCGGAAATCGCGCCATCGTCCAGCCCGGCCTTGCGCGCTTCGCGCAGCACGCGCGAATTGATCGCATAGACGATCTGCATGTGGCGCGGCAGCAGCCGTTCGAACAGCGGCAGCGGCCAGGATTCGAGCGCTTCGGGCAGCAGCGTGTGGTTGGTGTAGCCGACCGTGCGCTTGGTGACGTCCCACGCCTCGTTGAATTCAAGGCCGTGTTCGTCGAGTAGCAGGCGCATGATTTCGGCGACGGCCACCGCCGGGTGCGTATCGTTGAGCTGGATCGCCGCCTTGTCGGGCAGGGTGCGCACATCGCCGTTGTATTGGGCGTGGCGCCGCACGATGTCCTGGATCGAGGCGGAGGTGAAGAAGAACTCCTGCCGCAACCGCAGTTCCTGCCCGGCGGCGGTGGAATCGGCGGGGTACAGCACGCGCACCAGCGCATCGGCGCGCGCTTCCTCTACGAGCGCGCCGACGTGGTCGCCGGCGTTGAACCGGTCCAGCCGGATCGGATCGAGCGCGGCGGCGGTCCACAGGCGCAGCGTGTTCACGCGCTTGCCCTTGTACCCGACCACGGGCGTATCGATGGCATAGGCTTCGACCTGTTCGGCGGGTTTCCACACCACGCCTTCGCCATTGTCGACGACCTCGCCGCCGAAGCCGATGCGGTACGAACTTTCGCGCCGGTCGAATTCCCAGGGGTTGCCGTGGCTCAGCCAGGTTTCGGGCAGTTCGACCTGCCAGCCATCGTCGATCCGCTGGCGGAACATGCCGTTCTTGTAGCGGATGCCATAGCCGTAGGCCGGTATGTCGAGGCTGGCGAGGCTTTCCATGAAGCACGCGGCCAGGCGGCCGAGGCCGCCGTTGCCCAGCGCGGCGTCCGGCTCCAGATCCTCCAGCGCGGCCAGGTCGAGCCCGTGTTCGCGCAGCGCCTTTTCCATGTCGCACGTCAGCCCCATGTTGGACAGCGCATCGCGCAGCAGGCGGCCGATCAGGAATTCCAGGCTGAGATAATAGACCCGCTTGCCGCTTTCAGCATAGGTCTTGCGGGTCGATTCCATCCAGCGGTCGATCACGTGGTCGCGCAGCGTCAGCACGGTGGCGGTGAACCAGTCGTGCGGCTTGGCGGCGCGTTCGTCCTTGCCAACGCGATGGCGCAGCACATCGATGATATGGGCGTCGATCTCGGCGGCCGTGGAAGTGATCTCGAGGCTCATGGAACAAGCTCCACCCTGAAGGCCCGGCCGACCGGCATGACGCAAACGTCCGTCCGACCGGGCATGTTATCCCGGCCTTTCGCTGACACCGGCCCCCCGACCGACTTGCGCCGGAGCACGCCCGTCCCGGATTGCCTCCGGTTTCCGGCGTGCCGCCCGGGGTGCCTCCCCTGCAGAAGGCTCTCCCGAATCGATGGGTATGACAGAGGACCGCCGTTCGACAAGGCGCGATAATGCTGCGGTGCAAAAAATTGAGCCATTGTGGCGCGTGCAAGACCGGGTCCGGCCGTGGCGCAGCGCTTCGCTTTCATGCCCCCACTCCCGTTCGGGCCGGCGGCCGCCGGCGCGGATCTTGTCGTCATGATCCCCCTACGCCGCCGCATGCGCTATGTCTGCCCATGCGGCGCGGGAAATACGTCTGCGCGCGTTCAGCGGATGTCGACGCGCAGCCCCGCCCAGACCGTGCGCGGCGTGCCAAGATCGATCGAACCGGCGGCGTTGCGCGTGACGATCTCGGCGTCGGTCAGGTTCTCCCCGCGCAGGATCAGGCTGAACGGCCCCGCCAGCGGCACGCGGACGAAGGCGTCCAGTGTCGTCGCGGCTTTCAGTGTGTCGGTCTGGAGATCGTCCTCGTATTGCGCGCCGACATGGCGCAGCGTCATCGCCAGCGTCCAGCGCGGGGCGGGCTGCCACGACAGCGTGCCGCTGGCGGCGATCTTCGGCGTCTGCGCGGGGCGCAGGCCGTTTAGCGCCAAGGCCGCGCCGCTGGCTTCGACCTTGGCGTCGGTGAGCGCCAGCGATCCGTCGAATGCGAACGGCCCCAGCTTGACCGACGTGCCCAGTTCCAGCCCGCGCGCGCGGATGGCGTCCACGTTCTGGCGCTGGCGGGTGTTGGCGGCGACCGTTACATTGGCGATGGCGTGCTCCACCCGGTCCTGGAAGGCGGTAAACGTGAAGGTCACGGCCGGAATCGGGTTGAAATCAAAGCCGGCCTGATAGCCGACCAGCCGTTCGTTGCGCAGGCCGGGGTTGGCCTGTGTCACGATGGGAAACACGGTGAAGGTGCGGTAGAGTTCGTTCAGCGTCGGCTGGCGCAGCCCGGTGTAGGCGGCCGCGCGCAGGGCAAGGCCATGGCCCGCATGGATCACCGCGCCGCCCCGGAAACTGCCGGTCCATCCCGCGCGGTCGGCATACGTCGCAGTGCCGGTGACCACGCCGGCCGCGTTGCTGGTGACGAGATGCCCGTCGGCAATGGTCCAGCGGTCCGCCCGTGCCCCGGCGGTGAGGATCACCGGGCCAAGCGTCCAATCGTCTTCGGCGAAAAAGCCGACATCGCTGTTGCGCCCGCCCGCGCGGCGGCGCGCGGTGACCGCGCCGGTCGTGGCGTTATAAGCATCCTCGATCCCTTCGCCCGATGCCACGCGCCAGTCCGTGCCCAGCCGCAGCACGTGCGCGCCGCCGACCGGCGGGCGCAGCTCGGCCTTGCCGCCCCATCCGGTTGTGGGGGTGCGGCGCTGGTCCAGCGTCTTGCGATAGCTGGTGGAGCTGATGGCGATATTGTTGAAATCGCGCGCCTGGATGTAGGTCAGCACGTCGAACTGCCAGCGCCCCCGGCCGATCAGGCGCAGGCTGGCGTCCTGCCCGCTCGATCCCGTGTCCGCCCCGGCGAAGCGCAGCGTGCGGTTGTCCTCGAACGCCAGCAGGCGCACTTGCAGCTCGGTTTGGGCACCGATCGGCGCGACGCCGCGGATGCCGGCCGACCAGCTTTCGTACCGCGCCCGCACGCTCGCCGGTACGCGCTGCGCGACCGGCGTGGTCCAGAAACCCTGGCCGCGATCCCAGCGCCCGCTGACGACGGCGAAGCCCTGACCCAGCTTCGGCGCGAAGGTGCCCGAGGTTTCGGTCTCGCCGCGATCGTTGGCGAGCGCGCTGGCGCTGACAAGGCCCAGTTGATCGGCATTCGCGCTGCTCAGTTCGATCGTTCCGGCCACGGCGCCGGCACCGAACGCGCCCGCGCCGCCACCGCGCGTGACGCGCGCCGATGCCAGCCGTTCGGGCGCGATGGCGCTCAACGGGATATAGCCGAAGAACGGGTCCGCCATGGGCACGCCGTCGAGCAGGACGAGCGTGCGGCTGGTGGCGTTGCCGCCGAGCGCGCGCAGCGTGACCCCTTGCGACGAGGGGTTGGACGAGCGGCTGTCGGAGCGGCGGAACTGCTGGAAGCCCGCGGCCGAGGACAGCGCGTCCTCGATCCGGCCCGATGCCGCGAGCAGCAGCTTCTCGCGGTCGATCTGCTGGACGTCGTAGGCCGCGGTGGCGGGTGCATCGATCAGTCCGCGACCGGTGACGACGATCGCCTGCGCCGGACCTTGCGACGCATCGGCGGGTGCCTCCTGCGCCTGAGCGATGGTTGGCAGGAGTGCGGCAAGCGGCAAGGCAAGGGCAGGGCGGGCAAACGGCCGCATGGGCGAACTCAACTCCTCTTGGTTCCGGGAACCGGCCGGACGAAGACCTCCCGGGGCACCGGGAAAGGCGCGTCGGCACGCCTAGCCGAATGCGGGCGTTTCGCCAGCCGTATTCGCGCTGCGGACGGCATTTTGCGGGCGCCTGCGGCCCGCTCTGGCATGGTGCGGTGCGGAAACTTCCACTCACTAGGGCGAGTCGCGGCGGTTGAGCATTCGGCAAATGACGTATGTTGAATGCTCTCTCTCATAATACTCTTTTGCCAGATCGTAACACTGTGCGAGGAAATATGTCCGCTCAAAGGTTAACCCATGTCGAGCCCGATGTCGTTGCTCGGATGGCGTCGGTGATCCACTGCCAGAAGCCGGAAGTGATCCAGGCGAACTTCGGAATCGGCCTGAATACGTGGGTTAAGCTGCGGGAAGGAAAGGCGATTCGCCATTCCGTCGCGATCCGGCTGCTCCAGCGCCTGCAGCGTGATCATCTGATCTGAACCTCCGCGCGATCGGGCATTTTTGTGCCCGTTCCCGATTTCGTACAATCGTCCTGAATCTGTTCGGGAGGGGTTGAGTTCATCGCGTTTGCGATGCACAATCCAAAATGGCGCAACACACAATGCCCGGCGCCTGGGGTCGATAAAGTACAATGTCCGATGCGTTGGGGAGGGGGCCGGCGCATAATGCCGTGTCCCCTGACAGATCAGGAACTGCCATACCGCCGTTCAGGGTGAGGGACCTTTGAACGCGATGCCGCATCGCCTGCCGTCCGGAGCTGACGCTGCTTGGCGTGGCCCGCGGTCACGCGCGGGCGCTTGGCCATTCCTGCAGGGCGGACACTTCCCCGCACCCCGCGCTGTGGCGCTTGCGATTTGCGCGCTGGCTGCGGTCGCGCTCATCGTCGGGGCAGAGCTTTCCGATAGCGGATCGACGCTGTTTCACGCTCTCGCGGCGCTGGCCGTGCTGTGCCTTGCCGGAATTGCGGTCCTGGGTTGGCGCGGCGGCAGGGTTTCGGCGCCCGTCAACAGCCCGGTCGACGCCGTTCCGGACCTGGTGGATCTACTGCGCGACAAGGAAGCCGCCGAGGCGGCCAATGCAGCCAAGAGCCGCTATCTGGCCAATGTCAGCCATGAAATCCGCTCTCCGCTGAACGCGATCTACGGCTACGCCCAGCTCGTGGAACATGAAGCGGGGGTCGATCCGCAGGAGGCCGCCCGCGTCATCCGGCGCAGCGCCGAACACCTCACCAATCTCGTCGAAGGGCTGCTCGACATCTCGCTGGTCGAAAACGGCGTGTTGCGGGTGAACAGCGAAGTGGTGCGGCTGCCGGCGCTGATCGACCAGATCGTCTCGATGTTCCGGCCGTCGGCGGCGGTGAAGGGCCTGGCTTTCCGCTGCGAACTGCCCGAACGGCTGCCCGAATTCGTGCGGGCCGACCAGAAGCGCCTGCGGCAGGTGCTCATCAACCTGCTGTCGAACGCGATCAAGTTCACCGAGACCGGGACCGTGACCTTGCGCGTGGCGTGGTCCGGGCAGACCGCGGTGTTCGAGGTGATCGATACCGGGCCGGGCATCGCCGAGGCGGACCGCGAGCGCATCTTCACGCGCTACGAGCGCGTCGGCGAGACCGGCCGGCCGCAGGATGGCGCGGGTCTCGGCCTGCCGATCACCCGCGCGATTCTCCAGATACTCGGCGGGACGCTGGAGCTCGAGAGCACGCCGGGGCAGGGATCGTGCTTCCGCGTGCGGCTGATGCTGGGGCATGTCGCCGGCTATCGCGAAACCTCCGCAGCGGCGCGGCGGGTGATCGGCTACGAGGGCCGCCGCCGTTCGGTGCTGGTGACCGATGACGATCCGGAACAGCGCGCATTGATGCGGCGGGTTCTCGAAGGCATCGGCTTCGAGGTGACGCTGGCCCCCGACGGGGCCACAGCGCTGGCGCTGAGCGATGCGCGCGCGTTCGATCTCGTTCTGCTCGATGTGTCCATGCCCGGCCTGTCCGGGTGGGATGTCGCGGCGCGTCTGCGGCGCACGCAGGATCACGCGATGGGCGTCATCATGCTCTCGGCCAACGCCCATGAACGCCACGGGCCTGACACCGGCGCGCGCGACCACGACCTGTTTCTGGTGAAGCCGATCGAGTTCGGGGCGCTGGTCGATGCGATCGGCGCGCGCCTGAAGCTGGAGTGGATATACGAGGGGGATGCCCCGGCGGAGGTGGGCGGCTCTCCCGCGC
The Novosphingobium sp. EMRT-2 genome window above contains:
- the glgC gene encoding glucose-1-phosphate adenylyltransferase produces the protein MARETYGQPLARDAMAYVLAGGRGSRLRELTDNRAKPAVYFGGMSRIIDFALSNAINSGIRRIGVATQYKAHSLIRHMQRAWNFMRPERNESFDILPASQRISEMLWYEGTADAVYQNIDIIQAHAPKYMVILAGDHIYKMDYEMMLRQHVNSGADVTIGCLVVPRKDATGFGVMAVDENDAITAFVEKPKDPPGIPGNPDFSLASMGIYVFETKFLFDQLRRDAETPDSQRDFGNDIIPYIVKHGKAVAHRFTASCIRAAEEIEEYWRDVGTLDAYFEANLDLTDTVPKLNMYDRDWPIWTDQIIAAPAKFVHDEEGRRGMAISSLISQDCIVSGALARRSLLFTGVKMGSFSSCEEAVILPYCNIGRGARLSRVILDSGVRIPEGLVVGEDPELDSRRFRRTDNGVCLITKDMIERLT
- the glgA gene encoding glycogen synthase GlgA, yielding MTIRVLSVTSEAVPLVKTGGLADVAGALPGALAPHGVETTTLLPGYPAVLKALGKAKAVHAWDALLGEPARLLAGKLGDHPLLVLDAPRLFQREGGPYVDPFGYDWGDNWRRYAAFGRAAADVAGGAVKKHGFDLVHAHDWQAGMTLAYLRFAPFGGKALPSVMTIHNMAFQGYFGGDLFPLLGLPQQAWAVDGVEYHGGVGFLKAGMEAASAVTTVSPTYAREIRLPEFGMGLEGLIVSRGDRVRGIVNGIDTEQWNPQVDPALKANFSARALAKRAANKRALEQEFALEAGDGPLFVVISRLTWQKGMDVLLEAIDHLVGIGGRLALLGSGDAALETGFHSAAARHPGRVAVRIGYDEALSHRMQAGGDAILVPSRFEPCGLTQLYGLAYGCVPVVARTGGLADTVIDANLAATNAGVATGVQFAGVHWQALTEAISRAAALHRQPDLWQSLQRNGMKADFSWSRSGKAYADLYSELIAEDR
- the glgB gene encoding 1,4-alpha-glucan branching protein GlgB, whose product is MKPSARAIEALLSGTHADPFSLLGVHQGPEGAFARAFLPGAEEVTACSLKGRKLGALDRVDGRGLFEGAVTGKAQPVKYRCKAGTHEWWVTDAFSFGPVLGPLDDFLINEGTHFRLFDKMGAHCIEHQGVPGVHFAVWAPNARHVAVVGDFNDWDHRRHPMRKRADIGVWEIFVPDVGPGHAYKYRIVGPTGDVQPLKADPFAFASEMRPKTASLTARPAKPDWGDAAHRAHWASVDARREPMAIYEVHPGSWKKPCEEGFYSWDELADLLIPYVVDMGFTHIEFLPVSEHPYDPSWGYQTTGLYAPSARFGGPDGFARFVDGAHRAGVSVLIDWVPAHFPTDEHGLARFDGTALYEHEDPRLGFHPDWNTAIYNFGRREVSSFLVNNALFWAEQYHVDGLRVDAVASMLYRDYSREAGEWIPNEQGGRENWEAVAFLQKMNKAVYGSHPGFVTVAEESTAWPGVTLPVGDGGPGATSLGFGFKWNMGFMHDTLKYMAREPIHRRYHHDEITFGLMYAFSENFVLPLSHDEVVHGKGSLLTKMSGDDWQKFASLRAYYGLMWGYPGKKLLFMGQEFAQRREWSEARSLDWELLEAPAHEGVRRWVRDINHAYTSIPAMHARDCEAEGFSWLVVDDALASVFAWLRKAPGQKPVAVVCNMTPAVHDHYRLPLPHDGAWREVLNSDAAIYGGSGRGNMGHITAQDGAALVVLPPLATLYFEYEG
- a CDS encoding alpha-D-glucose phosphate-specific phosphoglucomutase, whose product is MTVTVPSSPYAGQKPGTSGLRKKVKVFAQPNYAENFIQAVFDVVQPAPGATLVIGGDGRYHNRTVIQQAIRIAAANGYGRVLVGKGGILSTPAASHVIRKYEASGGLILSASHNPGGPDEDFGIKYNIANGGPAPEGVTEAVYARTQVIDRWLTLEAEDVDLDTCGSSAVADTIVSIIDPVADYADLMETLFDFGAIRQAVAGGFTMAFDAMSAVTGPYAVEILENRLGFPAGTVRNGTPLPDFGGHHPDPNMVHAKALFDQMFAPDAPDFGAASDGDGDRNLIVGRGRFVTPSDSLAMLAANAHLAPGYSAGLKGIARSMPTSAAADRVAAALGVPCFETPTGWKFFGNLLDAGMATICGEESAGTGSDHVREKDGLWAVLLWLNILAVRGISVDQLAREHWAHYGRNYYARHDYEALPTESADALIAELQGKLAALRGQRFGSLTVAQADSFSYLDPVDGSTSANQGLRVLFEGGSRIVFRLSGTGTEGATLRVYLERYEPAGGDLDRETPAMLADLIAAADAVAGIVRHTGRTAPDVVT